Below is a window of Halarcobacter anaerophilus DNA.
AAAAGGGGATTTGTATTTAAAAGCAAATATTATTTTACCGAAAGTTGAAGCTTTGGATAATGATTTAGTTGAAATGCTAAAAGAGAAACTCCCCCAAACAGTTTAAAAGGACTAAATATGGATACAAATGCATATAAAGAACCTGTTTATTTAATCTCTGCCGTGGCAGAGATTTTAAATATTCATCCTCAAACATTAAGACAATATGAAAGAGAGGGTTTAATAAAACCTTCTCGGACAAACGGAAAAATAAGACTCTATTCACAAAGAGATATTGATCATATAAAATATGTTTTAACTCTTACTAGAGAACTTGGCATAAATCTAGCGGGAGTAGATTTAATTTTACAACTAAACAGTAAAATTGAAAATCTTGAAAACGAGATCAAAGGTTATAAAAGAAAATTAAAAGATATCAATAGATTCGGGCTTGTACCAAACTCTAAAGCTTTGGTTATTAAAAAAAGTTCTTATGATGTAGTAATTTTTGAAGAGTAGTATTTACTACTCTTATATCGTTTTAAGATAATTGATACTGTACTCTGTAATCTCTCATTAACGGAGGAATATCCAAATAATTTTCATCATCAACAGATAATTTTTTAGAGTTATCTTCTTCTACTGATTTTGTTTCATAAGGAGAATCATTTTTAGACTCAAATCCCGTTGCCACTATTGTAATTTTTACTTCATCCGTTTCCAAAGTATTATCTGAAGTCGTACCGAAAATAATTTCGGCATTTGAATCGATTGTTTCATGGATTTTCGACATAACATCGTTAATAGCAAACAAAGATACTTGAGGATGGGTATTAAAATGTATTAAAATACCTTTTGCACCGCTTAATGAAACTTTATCTAAAAGAGGTGAATCAATTGCATCTTCTAAAGCTTTTTGCGCTGCATTATCGCCTTTTGCTTTACCGATACCCATTAATGCCATACCCTTATGCTGCATAATTGTTTTAACATCGGCAAAATCCGTATTAATATCTGAATTCCCGGGATTTAAAATAACCTCAGTCATTCCGTTTACGGCTTGATATAAAATATTGTCAATAATTTTAAAAGCATCTTTCATACCTACATTTTCATCAATTATTTCCAATAATCTGTCATTTGGAACTACAATAATCGAATCAGATACTTTTTTTATCTCTTCTAAACCTAAATTTGCAAGACCTGCTCTTTTTTTACCTTCCCAAGTAAAAGGTTTTGTTACGACTGAAACGGTTAAAGCACCTATCTCTTTGGCTGCTTTTGCAATAATAGCCGCTGCTCCAGTTCCCGTACCGCCTCCAAGTCCGGCAGCAATAAAAACTATATCGGCACCTGTAAGTGCATCTTTTATATCTTCATAACTTTCAACTGCAGAATCTCGACCGATTTCCGGTTTCATTCCTGCACCAAGACCTTTAGTTAGTTTTACACCAAGTTGAATCTTTTTGGGAGCTTTCGATATTCTTAAAACCTGTAAATCCGTATTTGCAGCAATTAAGTCAATTTTATGCGTTCCCTCATTTATCATATGGTTGATCATATTACAACCACCGCCACCGACTCCAATTACTGAAATCCTTGCTATATTATCCGAAAGAGTTTTGCTTGGCATTTCCACTTTTATATCATCCACGTTAAATAAATTCCCATTCATTAGAACCACTCCGTAATTGCGTTCCACAATCTTTTAACGCCAGTGTTCTTATCCTTTTTTGTAAGTTTTGGTAATAGTTTGCTTGAATCATTTTCATCACTGACACCTTTATCTTTTCCATTTAAAACAGTTTTTTGGATATCAGCAGCAGCTATTGATTCAGAGTAATTCTCTGCTTGTGTTTTCGTTGCCGCTTGTTCAACAATTTTTCTTTTTTTGATTAAATTTTTATTTGAGTCTAATTCAAAATTTCTGTTAGTTTCTAAAGAGTAAAGTAATAATCCTACGATAGTTGCCATTTTCGGATCATCAAAACTCATATATCCGTTTTTTATATTTACGGGATTTGAAATTTTTACAGGCAGATTATCAAAAATCAGTGTTGCAAGCTCTTTGATTCCAATAAGCTTGCTCATTCCCCCCGTAATAACAATTCCCGTACCTAAACTTTCATGGATACCGCTTTTTTTCAGGTTATTTCTAACTAAAGTTAATACCTCTTCAACTCTTGCATGAATTATTGTCTGAATATATTCCAAAGATACTTCAGAAGAGTTTTTTTCATCGCCTATTCTTGGAGTTCTTACTTTTTTATTTGCCAACTCTTCATCAGATTTTAATAAATCTCCATATTCTGTTTTTATCTTTTCTGCTGCAATAGGAGGGGTATGAAGCATTACCGATAAATCATTTGTAATATGATTTGAACCTACAGGAATAAATCCGTTATATATCAAAGATGAACCTTTGTAACATGCAAACTCTGTAGTTGTTGCCCCAAGGTTTATTACTGTAGCTCCGAATTTTCTTTGTTGTTCATCTAAAATAGATATTGCCGTCGCATAAGAGTCCAATACAAAATTATTTACGGTCAAATTTGCCATTTTAAAAGCTGATTTTATATTTGTAAGTGCCGTTTTTTTTGCCGTAACTATATAAACAGAGACTTCAAGTCTTGAACCGTTCATATTAAGTGGATTTTCAACATCGGCTGAATCGTCTATTTTAAAAAATATAGGTACAACATGAACCACTTCATATTCAGGTATAATTGTTGCATTATAAAGTGCCATTTGAAGAACTTGATTTATCTCATTTTCGGTAATCAAGCCGTTTGGGACATTAACACTTCCTGAACTTCTTAAACCTTTAGTATAAGCTCCGGATACTGAAACTACGGTAGATTCAATTTGTTCAGTAGTATTCTTTCTTGCAATTGAAACAGCTTCTTTAATAGATTTAGAAGCTAATTCAATATTAGAAATAGCTCCTTTGTTAATACCGTCACTTTTATATGTTCCTGTTCCTAATATATTAATCTTATAATCTAGATTATTTCTAGCAATTACAGCAGTAATATTCGATGATCCAATATCAATTGCTAAAAGAGTTTTATTCAAAATTACTCCTCAAAAGTTATAGAAGATTGTACTTCATATCTATTTTGCAAATTTTTAACTAAATTATTCATTAACTCTTGATTTAATAAGTTATTAATTGTTTTCCCCACAGCTTCGTTTTTTGTTTTATCGTAAGCTGCAAGTTTAGAATCATTGATTCTGTATAATACAATCTTATCTCCAACTGTTATTTTACCCTTTTTTTCCGTAGAAGAGAAAAGTCTGTTTAAAAAAGTCAAAGAGTCATTAGGATTTAGACCCGTAATTTTATCAAATGAGTCTCTTGATACAAAACCGATATGAGTTCCTTCAAAGTTTTCTAATGTTTTTGTCGCAAGTTTTTCTAACTCAATTCCTTTTGTAACTTTTATATAATCCGCTTTAGCCATATCTTTGGCCTTTTCGTAAGATAAAGTTTTAGGTAGAATTTTATTAGAAACTTTTACAATTACATATTTATCGTTATAAAAGAAGGGTTTTAAAACATCTCCTGGAACTGCATTTAAAACTTCATCGTTGTTCTCTTTTCCAAAAGGAAGTTTTGCCTCTTCAATTTCAGTTTTATTTACAAATTTTTCTTCACCTTTTTTCAATTTAAGATATTTTTTTAATGATGCAGTTTTTGTCTCTTTTTGATTTAGAGCTTTTATTACATCATCTTTCGCTTCTTCCAAAGGTTTTATTTTACCGTCATCTTTTACAAAGTTTGTTCTAAATTTTTTATAATAATCTTCAATCTCTTCATCACTGAAACTTTTATTTAACAGTGCAACCTCTTCTGTTTCTAAAAGAACTGCCGGTTGAGATTTATAGTTATCTTTATTTGCTTCCCAATATTTTTTTATATCTTCATCACTTACGTTGATTTTTATATCATCTTGTTTCAAGATATGAATATCAATATCGTCTTGTGAAAATAGCAATCTGTTTAAATCTTCTAATTCACTGTTTTGTGTCTGAATACTAAAAATTTTTTCCATTTTTTGTAAAAGCAGATCTCTTTTTAGTGTTGCTTCAAATTTAGTTGGATTTGTTCTGTTTTGATTTAAAACTTTGATATAAGTATTTTTATCAAACTTTCCGTTTTTTATAAATGCAGGAATTTTTACAAGCTCTTTAGCAACCTCTTCATCAGTAACATCGAGATTTAATTCATCTGCAAAAGATAATATAAGATTTTTTTGAATCACTGTATTATAGGCTACTTGTTTAAGTTTTAATTTATCAGCCATCTCTTGATTAAACTGATTACCGAAGATTCTTGCATATTGGTCATATAAAGACGAATACTCTCTTTGATACTCATCAACAGAAATTTCTCTATCTCCTACAACAGCTACCGTTCCGCCTTTTGAACCGTAATCATAAGAGCCCCAACCGACAAAACCGGCTCCCACAAAAGCTATCGTACTTATCCAAATAGTTATTACAAGCCATTTTTTATGTCTTTGCATCCAACTTATCATAAATTATTACCCTTTTTTAAATTTCGAATTATAATACTCAAAAATTACTTTTAAAGAGGTAAAAAAAAATTAAATATTTTTTGATAAGAGGTCATTTATCACAGACTCTCTTCTTGTTGTCTCAATTCTTTTGCATGCACTTTTAAAAGCATCCTCTTCTCCGACGATAAAACACATGCTTTTTGCCCTTGTAATTGCTGTATATAAAAGTTTGGTATTATGCATTATATAATGGGAAAAACTCATAGGAATCAAGGCATTTTCATACTCCATTCCTTGCGTTTTGTGAATAGTCAAACAATATGCAAGAGATAATAATGAGCTTAAATCGTCAAAATCGTAAAAGACCACCATATCGTCGTTTGGATATAAAACTATACATCTGTTTTCTTCAAAATCCAATTTTATTATAAGTCCTAATTGTCCGTTAAAAACCCTTTTTTCAAGGTATTCAGTTGAATTTGTTTTATACATTTGCATAGTTTGGGCTTTCATATTCTCATTTTTTATATGAATCACCTTATCACTCATTTTAAACTCGTAAAGTTTTGTTTTATATCCTTTGCCTTTTGTATGGTTAAATAGAGTTTGTAGCTGCATATTTATATTTTCTACTCCTAAAACTCCTGCTTTCATAGGTGTAATTACTTGAAAAAGAGTTAAAGCTTTTGAAATATCTTTTGCTTTTATATAATCATAATATTTTTGTATATATTGTATTGAAATATTTAAAATCGTATTTAAAATATTCTCACTTATTTGTGCCCTTACACTAGAAAACTCTGTCTGTTTTAAAGAGTTTTTTACCGCATAATAGTTATTTATAGAGACATTTACAAAATTAAAATCTTCATACTCCTTATTATATTCAGGAATATTTCCCTGCCTTATATCATTTGCAATTACAGCAATTGCCTGATTTTCACTTTGTCTATAAATTTTTGTAAGTTTACAAATAGCGGCTAATTCATACTTTATGGCATCGGCTAAAATATTTCCTGCACCGATTGCAGGTAACTGTCCGTCATCTCCTACTATAATAAAAACCGTATCATCGGATATCTTTTTAATCAAATTATAAAACATAACCGAATTTACCATTGAAGCTTCATCAAGCAAAATTACTTTATGAGGGAAAAACTCTTTATCCTCGTATTTGACAAAAAGTGATTGAATTGTAGAACTGTTGTATCCTGTCGTATCCGAGATTCTTTGGCTTGCAATTCCGCTTAAAGCAATTGTTATAATATCATCATAAGAAACAACCTCTTCTAATAGTTCCAAAACAGCCCTGCTTGAAGTTGATTTACCTGTTCCTGCATAACCTATTAGAAAAAGTGTTTTATTCCCTTCATTTATAATTTCAACTGCTCTTTTTTGTTCACTGCTTAATTGAAACCCTAAAGTCTGCTCTTTTTTTACTATATATTCCTCAAAGTTTCCGATAATTTTTTTATTTTTTTCATCTTTTCTTCGTTCAAAAAAATCTAAAATTCTTCTCTCCGCATAATAGAGCATTGAAGGAGAAAAACGGTTCTGTTTAGTCTGAAAAATCTCCTCTTCGGATAACATTTTTGTTATTGAATTTTCATATAAGATCTCCTCATTTTCAAAACGTAAAGCCTCATCAAGGAGTTTATAAAGATGAAATTTATCTATTGAAGAGTTTCCGTTGTTATCACAAAACTCTCTTAAAGTGTAGTTTATGCAAGCATTTATACGAAATTCCGATTTAGGATCAATTCCCAAAGCTTTTGCAATCTCATCTGCTCTTTTAAATCCTATTCCTTTTATATTTATCAACATATATGGATTTTTTTTGATTTTATCTATTAAGTTATCTACTTCACTAAAATGAGAGTATATTTTATTAATCAAATTTGAAGTTACTCCAAATTTGGAAAGGAAAGCTCCTAATTCTCTTAAATGTTTGAACTTATTCCAAGAAGATACGATTTTATCAAGCTTTTTCTCTTTTATTCCTTTAAAATTCAAAAGCTCTTCGGGTTTTTCATTTAAGATTTCAACCAACTTCTCTTCATCATATTTTTCAAGAAGTTCATGGGCAAATTTTTTACCTATGCCTTTTACGATTTTTGTTAAAAAAAAGAAAATTTCAGCCTCTCTTAGCTCTAAAGTCTGAAATTGAAACTGAACTCCGTATTTTTTATGAGTAGTCCAATCTCCTTTCAAAACAATCTCTTCTCCGACTAATTTTTCAATATCCGTATCAAAATAATTTCCGCATATTTTTTGATTATTTTCCAAAACGGCAATTATATATTTAGTCTCTTCGTTTTTATATAGTACTTTTTTTAGAACGCCGCTTAAATTAAAAAGTTTTTCTCCTTGGTTATTCTCACTCATTAATAGCCGTCGTCAAATTTTGAATTTTTATGTTTATCCTTTTTATAGCTGTTTTTATTCCTCTCTTTTTGAAGAAGATTAGCCTCTTTTAACAGAGTATCTCTCTCATTTTCAAAGGTTTCACTGTGATTATCTATAAAATAAAGCACTTGATTTATATAGTTAAGCAACTGTGTATAATATTTTGAATTAAGTTCTATAGCTTTTACTCTTTTTATATCTTCAAAATTCTTAAGTGTTCTTTTTTTAAAAAGTTCTTCATCAAAATCTTCAAGTTTCAACAAAGAGACCGTTCTTGTGAAGAATTTTTCTAAAACTCTTATATATCTTATTCTTAATTGCTTTTCGTGCATCTTAAAGTATCTTGTCAATATTTTCCAAAGGTCTTGCAATTACTGCTTTATTACCTTTGATAACAACCGGTCTTTCTATAAGTTTCGGATTTTCAACCATTGCTTCAATAAGTCTGTTTTCATCAGTTTCATCTTTTAAATTTAACGTTTTATAAATCTCTTCTTTTGTTCGCATTAACTCTTTAGCACTTATATTAAGCAGTTCAAGGGTTTTTTTTAATTCATCTTTTGAAGGCGTATCAACCAAATA
It encodes the following:
- a CDS encoding heat shock protein transcriptional repressor HspR; the protein is MDTNAYKEPVYLISAVAEILNIHPQTLRQYEREGLIKPSRTNGKIRLYSQRDIDHIKYVLTLTRELGINLAGVDLILQLNSKIENLENEIKGYKRKLKDINRFGLVPNSKALVIKKSSYDVVIFEE
- the ftsZ gene encoding cell division protein FtsZ is translated as MNGNLFNVDDIKVEMPSKTLSDNIARISVIGVGGGGCNMINHMINEGTHKIDLIAANTDLQVLRISKAPKKIQLGVKLTKGLGAGMKPEIGRDSAVESYEDIKDALTGADIVFIAAGLGGGTGTGAAAIIAKAAKEIGALTVSVVTKPFTWEGKKRAGLANLGLEEIKKVSDSIIVVPNDRLLEIIDENVGMKDAFKIIDNILYQAVNGMTEVILNPGNSDINTDFADVKTIMQHKGMALMGIGKAKGDNAAQKALEDAIDSPLLDKVSLSGAKGILIHFNTHPQVSLFAINDVMSKIHETIDSNAEIIFGTTSDNTLETDEVKITIVATGFESKNDSPYETKSVEEDNSKKLSVDDENYLDIPPLMRDYRVQYQLS
- the arsC gene encoding arsenate reductase (glutaredoxin) (This arsenate reductase requires both glutathione and glutaredoxin to convert arsenate to arsenite, after which the efflux transporter formed by ArsA and ArsB can extrude the arsenite from the cell, providing resistance.) is translated as MDKITIWHNPRCSKSRNALTYLQEKGVDLNIIKYLVDTPSKDELKKTLELLNISAKELMRTKEEIYKTLNLKDETDENRLIEAMVENPKLIERPVVIKGNKAVIARPLENIDKIL
- the ftsA gene encoding cell division protein FtsA; amino-acid sequence: MNKTLLAIDIGSSNITAVIARNNLDYKINILGTGTYKSDGINKGAISNIELASKSIKEAVSIARKNTTEQIESTVVSVSGAYTKGLRSSGSVNVPNGLITENEINQVLQMALYNATIIPEYEVVHVVPIFFKIDDSADVENPLNMNGSRLEVSVYIVTAKKTALTNIKSAFKMANLTVNNFVLDSYATAISILDEQQRKFGATVINLGATTTEFACYKGSSLIYNGFIPVGSNHITNDLSVMLHTPPIAAEKIKTEYGDLLKSDEELANKKVRTPRIGDEKNSSEVSLEYIQTIIHARVEEVLTLVRNNLKKSGIHESLGTGIVITGGMSKLIGIKELATLIFDNLPVKISNPVNIKNGYMSFDDPKMATIVGLLLYSLETNRNFELDSNKNLIKKRKIVEQAATKTQAENYSESIAAADIQKTVLNGKDKGVSDENDSSKLLPKLTKKDKNTGVKRLWNAITEWF
- a CDS encoding AAA family ATPase, with product MSENNQGEKLFNLSGVLKKVLYKNEETKYIIAVLENNQKICGNYFDTDIEKLVGEEIVLKGDWTTHKKYGVQFQFQTLELREAEIFFFLTKIVKGIGKKFAHELLEKYDEEKLVEILNEKPEELLNFKGIKEKKLDKIVSSWNKFKHLRELGAFLSKFGVTSNLINKIYSHFSEVDNLIDKIKKNPYMLINIKGIGFKRADEIAKALGIDPKSEFRINACINYTLREFCDNNGNSSIDKFHLYKLLDEALRFENEEILYENSITKMLSEEEIFQTKQNRFSPSMLYYAERRILDFFERRKDEKNKKIIGNFEEYIVKKEQTLGFQLSSEQKRAVEIINEGNKTLFLIGYAGTGKSTSSRAVLELLEEVVSYDDIITIALSGIASQRISDTTGYNSSTIQSLFVKYEDKEFFPHKVILLDEASMVNSVMFYNLIKKISDDTVFIIVGDDGQLPAIGAGNILADAIKYELAAICKLTKIYRQSENQAIAVIANDIRQGNIPEYNKEYEDFNFVNVSINNYYAVKNSLKQTEFSSVRAQISENILNTILNISIQYIQKYYDYIKAKDISKALTLFQVITPMKAGVLGVENINMQLQTLFNHTKGKGYKTKLYEFKMSDKVIHIKNENMKAQTMQMYKTNSTEYLEKRVFNGQLGLIIKLDFEENRCIVLYPNDDMVVFYDFDDLSSLLSLAYCLTIHKTQGMEYENALIPMSFSHYIMHNTKLLYTAITRAKSMCFIVGEEDAFKSACKRIETTRRESVINDLLSKNI
- a CDS encoding peptidylprolyl isomerase, encoding MISWMQRHKKWLVITIWISTIAFVGAGFVGWGSYDYGSKGGTVAVVGDREISVDEYQREYSSLYDQYARIFGNQFNQEMADKLKLKQVAYNTVIQKNLILSFADELNLDVTDEEVAKELVKIPAFIKNGKFDKNTYIKVLNQNRTNPTKFEATLKRDLLLQKMEKIFSIQTQNSELEDLNRLLFSQDDIDIHILKQDDIKINVSDEDIKKYWEANKDNYKSQPAVLLETEEVALLNKSFSDEEIEDYYKKFRTNFVKDDGKIKPLEEAKDDVIKALNQKETKTASLKKYLKLKKGEEKFVNKTEIEEAKLPFGKENNDEVLNAVPGDVLKPFFYNDKYVIVKVSNKILPKTLSYEKAKDMAKADYIKVTKGIELEKLATKTLENFEGTHIGFVSRDSFDKITGLNPNDSLTFLNRLFSSTEKKGKITVGDKIVLYRINDSKLAAYDKTKNEAVGKTINNLLNQELMNNLVKNLQNRYEVQSSITFEE